One segment of Maridesulfovibrio bastinii DSM 16055 DNA contains the following:
- a CDS encoding DVU0298 family protein — MPSGRQIKKEVLAALAETNWDKKIYKLLEVHPAQSLIAPLFSSLCDISEEVRWHGISAFGIVVGRLADEEIDRARVVMRRITWMLNEESGGCGWGVPEAMGEICASSEAMASEYGRLVLSYIHEEESKPENFLEFTMLLKGAVWGVCRLAQSRPDIAAPAFDDLVTALKSHDPATVGIACWGLGLLGNTEAAVHLRKLKDRDEDVVIYRDRSLVKTTVGQLAGEALGKISGDQL; from the coding sequence ATGCCAAGCGGAAGACAAATCAAAAAAGAAGTGCTTGCGGCACTTGCTGAAACAAACTGGGATAAAAAAATTTACAAGCTGCTGGAGGTCCATCCGGCACAAAGCCTTATCGCTCCCCTTTTTTCCTCACTTTGTGATATATCCGAAGAAGTACGCTGGCATGGCATAAGTGCCTTCGGCATTGTCGTTGGAAGACTTGCAGATGAAGAAATCGACCGCGCCAGAGTTGTCATGCGCAGAATAACATGGATGCTCAATGAAGAATCCGGTGGCTGCGGCTGGGGCGTTCCCGAAGCTATGGGGGAAATATGTGCTTCAAGTGAAGCAATGGCTTCGGAGTATGGAAGGCTTGTTTTGAGTTATATTCATGAGGAAGAAAGCAAACCGGAAAACTTCCTTGAATTCACCATGCTTTTGAAAGGTGCTGTCTGGGGCGTATGCAGGCTTGCCCAAAGCCGCCCTGATATTGCAGCCCCGGCTTTTGATGATCTTGTCACCGCCCTTAAAAGTCATGATCCCGCCACCGTAGGCATTGCCTGCTGGGGATTGGGACTGCTTGGAAATACAGAAGCAGCCGTTCATCTGAGAAAACTGAAGGACCGAGATGAGGACGTGGTAATCTATCGCGACCGGTCCCTCGTTAAAACTACTGTTGGACAGTTGGCCGGGGAAGCCCTTGGAAAAATTTCCGGGGATCAGCTTTAA
- a CDS encoding cytochrome ubiquinol oxidase subunit I, whose amino-acid sequence MDVLLLSRLQFAMATMFHFIFVPLTLGLSVLVAIMETKYVRTGDETYKRMTQFWGKLFVINFVLGVVTGITLEFQFGTNWSKYSEYVGDIFGSLLAIEATVAFFLESTFLGAWIFGWKKLSPKFHAVCIWIVAIASNLSALWIILANGWMQHPVGYIMRNGRAELNSFTDVITNGFAWQQFLHNGFGSFIVGGFFVMGVSAYHLLRKNEIELFTKSFKLGLYFSLIFSFAVALQGHAHAQEVSHNQPEKLAAMEALWETHEDGAPMALFLVPDEKNETNSVEIMRIPGALSFLAFNSFSAPVKGLKEWPKEDRPPVTLTFLSFRAMVGLGTLFILLSLWAWKSRNNLTENKLLLTVLMFTVPLPYVSMWAGWIVAEVGRQPWIVYGLMKTSDAVSPIATSQVAFSFFALTFLYSVLGLAEIFLITKFALKGPEKA is encoded by the coding sequence ATGGATGTCCTTTTGCTGTCAAGGCTGCAGTTCGCCATGGCAACTATGTTCCACTTCATTTTCGTGCCCCTAACTTTGGGACTTTCAGTTTTAGTTGCCATTATGGAAACCAAGTATGTGCGTACCGGAGACGAAACGTACAAACGCATGACCCAATTCTGGGGAAAACTTTTCGTAATCAATTTCGTACTCGGTGTAGTAACAGGTATTACTCTTGAGTTTCAGTTCGGAACCAACTGGTCCAAGTATTCCGAGTATGTTGGTGATATTTTCGGTTCACTGCTTGCAATCGAAGCAACTGTCGCCTTCTTTCTGGAATCAACATTCCTCGGAGCATGGATTTTCGGATGGAAAAAACTTTCTCCCAAATTCCACGCAGTATGTATCTGGATTGTTGCCATAGCATCCAACCTTTCAGCCCTGTGGATTATTCTTGCCAACGGCTGGATGCAGCATCCGGTAGGCTACATCATGCGCAACGGACGCGCTGAGCTTAACAGCTTTACTGATGTCATTACCAACGGTTTTGCATGGCAGCAGTTCCTGCATAACGGTTTCGGTTCTTTCATTGTCGGCGGATTTTTTGTTATGGGTGTCAGCGCCTATCATCTGCTGCGCAAAAATGAAATTGAACTGTTCACCAAGTCATTCAAACTGGGTCTTTATTTTTCACTTATCTTCTCATTCGCTGTTGCTCTTCAGGGACACGCCCATGCGCAGGAAGTCTCCCATAACCAGCCTGAAAAACTGGCTGCAATGGAAGCTCTCTGGGAAACCCATGAAGACGGCGCACCAATGGCCTTATTCCTGGTTCCTGATGAAAAAAATGAAACCAACAGTGTTGAGATAATGAGAATACCAGGAGCTCTCAGCTTCCTCGCATTCAACTCATTCAGTGCTCCGGTAAAGGGCCTTAAAGAATGGCCCAAGGAAGACCGTCCTCCTGTCACGCTCACATTCCTGTCGTTCCGTGCCATGGTCGGTCTTGGAACCCTGTTCATTCTACTCAGTCTCTGGGCTTGGAAAAGCAGAAACAACCTTACTGAGAACAAACTGCTGCTGACTGTACTTATGTTCACGGTACCTCTGCCCTATGTCTCCATGTGGGCCGGATGGATCGTGGCTGAGGTTGGAAGACAGCCGTGGATTGTTTACGGGCTTATGAAAACTTCCGATGCGGTTTCGCCGATCGCAACAAGCCAGGTTGCATTTTCATTCTTTGCCCTGACATTCCTTTACTCAGTACTCGGACTGGCGGAAATATTCCTGATCACCAAGTTCGCCCTCAAGGGCCCGGAAAAAGCTTAG
- the cydB gene encoding cytochrome d ubiquinol oxidase subunit II, whose protein sequence is MLETIWFLLWGVLWAVYFMLDGYDLGLGSMIPFLAKSETDRQIIYKSMGPFWDGNEVWLIAAGGVTFAAFPKAYAVMFSGLYTALMLLLIALILRGVAFEFRGQLESKLWRKFWDTLAIIGSFVPALLLGVAFANIFQGIPIDAEGVFHGNLFTLLNAYGIGGGILFVLLFANHGCLWLAARTEGELNVRAGNMSSIIWPVLVAVYVAFLALSAVYTKLLSNYLQNPALLLILIIPIFSLVAMRSMISARKWWKAWTLSAALILTTTMFGIIGLFPALLPSSLNPAFSVTTMNGSSSQMTLKIMLCVALVMVPIVIIYQAWLHKKFATKITEENLADHHGY, encoded by the coding sequence ATGCTAGAAACTATATGGTTCCTTTTATGGGGAGTTCTCTGGGCCGTTTATTTCATGCTTGACGGCTACGACCTTGGACTCGGATCAATGATTCCTTTTCTCGCTAAAAGCGAGACGGACCGTCAGATAATTTATAAATCAATGGGACCCTTCTGGGACGGAAACGAAGTATGGCTCATCGCAGCCGGCGGCGTAACCTTCGCAGCATTCCCTAAAGCTTACGCAGTTATGTTCAGCGGACTTTATACCGCTTTGATGCTTTTGCTTATAGCACTTATTCTTCGTGGTGTTGCTTTTGAATTCCGCGGACAGCTTGAATCAAAGCTCTGGCGTAAATTCTGGGATACTCTGGCCATTATCGGCAGCTTTGTTCCGGCACTGCTGCTCGGAGTTGCCTTTGCCAATATCTTTCAGGGTATACCCATTGACGCTGAAGGCGTTTTTCACGGCAACCTTTTTACCCTGCTTAACGCTTACGGTATCGGTGGCGGTATCCTCTTTGTTCTTCTCTTCGCCAATCACGGCTGCCTCTGGCTGGCCGCCAGAACCGAAGGAGAACTTAATGTCCGTGCCGGTAACATGTCATCAATCATCTGGCCTGTTCTGGTTGCCGTCTATGTAGCCTTTCTGGCTCTCAGTGCAGTTTATACCAAACTGCTCAGCAACTACCTCCAGAATCCGGCTCTGCTGCTGATACTCATCATTCCTATCTTCTCACTGGTTGCAATGCGCTCTATGATTTCAGCACGCAAATGGTGGAAGGCATGGACTCTTTCAGCCGCACTGATCCTGACAACAACAATGTTCGGAATAATAGGCCTTTTCCCGGCACTTCTGCCCTCCAGCCTTAATCCGGCTTTCTCTGTAACCACAATGAATGGATCTTCCAGCCAGATGACGCTTAAGATTATGCTCTGCGTTGCTCTGGTTATGGTTCCCATCGTAATCATCTATCAGGCATGGCTGCATAAAAAGTTTGCCACAAAGATTACAGAAGAGAATCTTGCTGATCACCACGGTTACTAA
- a CDS encoding ferritin produces MSNKVLEKALNEQLNAEMYSSYLYLSMSAYFSDAGLSGFANWMRVQAQEELAHAMMFYDYIIERGGRVVLTQVEGPQTEWESPLAAVEDVLTHEKKVTSMINNLVDLAIEQKDHATNIFLQWFVSEQVEEEDSVNDVLNKLKLIGGEGNGMFIIDKDLALRVFTPPTQSSQNA; encoded by the coding sequence ATGTCCAACAAGGTTTTGGAAAAAGCTCTCAATGAACAGCTGAATGCTGAAATGTACTCTTCTTATCTCTATCTCTCCATGTCCGCATACTTCAGTGATGCCGGTCTTTCCGGCTTCGCCAACTGGATGCGTGTACAGGCTCAGGAAGAACTGGCCCACGCAATGATGTTCTATGACTACATCATTGAACGCGGTGGAAGAGTTGTTCTTACACAGGTGGAAGGACCGCAGACCGAATGGGAAAGCCCTCTTGCCGCAGTAGAAGACGTTCTTACGCATGAAAAAAAGGTTACTTCCATGATCAATAATCTGGTTGATCTGGCTATAGAACAGAAAGACCATGCTACAAACATATTCCTGCAATGGTTTGTCAGTGAACAGGTTGAAGAGGAAGATTCCGTTAACGATGTCCTCAATAAGCTTAAACTTATCGGCGGTGAAGGAAACGGTATGTTCATCATCGATAAGGACCTTGCTTTAAGAGTTTTCACTCCCCCGACTCAGAGCAGCCAGAACGCTTAA
- a CDS encoding SPOR domain-containing protein, whose product MANKKTKPAKGPKEEKIYTFNFNLPSLIGLCAGAVVALCAFFVLGVLLGRGYQPEKDVPELAMVMPSQSENKTEGIKGGVLKPEELRYMDDLKKNPVPVNKEEREKIREEDREKAAAAQKKKEEREAERDRRIAERKARKEARQEAAKAKTPAKAPKPAVAAAEAGAPVYDYVYQIASFLDEAKAAGFAGNLQKDSLNAYVESAASGSKTYYRVFVKYTGTAESTAGMKSVVAKYGIKKPLLRSKVEK is encoded by the coding sequence ATGGCTAATAAAAAGACTAAACCAGCTAAAGGTCCCAAGGAAGAAAAGATCTATACCTTCAATTTCAATCTGCCCAGCCTCATTGGTCTGTGTGCAGGTGCAGTTGTTGCGTTGTGTGCTTTTTTTGTCCTCGGAGTCCTGCTGGGACGCGGTTATCAGCCGGAAAAGGATGTTCCTGAACTGGCGATGGTCATGCCTTCTCAATCTGAGAATAAAACCGAAGGTATCAAAGGCGGAGTTCTAAAACCTGAAGAGCTGCGCTATATGGATGACCTTAAGAAAAATCCCGTTCCGGTAAATAAGGAAGAGCGCGAAAAGATTCGTGAAGAGGACCGGGAAAAAGCAGCAGCGGCACAGAAGAAAAAAGAAGAGAGAGAAGCTGAAAGGGATCGCAGGATAGCCGAGCGAAAAGCTCGCAAAGAAGCCCGGCAGGAAGCTGCCAAGGCCAAAACTCCTGCAAAAGCTCCAAAGCCGGCTGTCGCAGCAGCGGAAGCTGGAGCACCTGTCTATGACTATGTCTATCAGATCGCTTCATTTCTTGACGAGGCTAAGGCCGCAGGCTTTGCCGGGAATCTTCAGAAAGACAGCTTGAACGCTTATGTGGAATCAGCTGCAAGCGGCAGTAAAACCTATTACCGGGTATTTGTTAAATACACAGGTACAGCGGAAAGTACTGCCGGAATGAAAAGCGTTGTCGCAAAATATGGAATTAAGAAGCCGTTGCTGAGAAGCAAAGTTGAAAAATAG